Within Bacillus sp. Marseille-Q1617, the genomic segment GTGTGGAAAGCGACTCCAGGTTATAACGGAGTGAAAATAGATATTGATAAATCGTTGCATAATATGAAGAAGGACCGTGGTTTTTCTGAAGAAAAGCTTGTTTACAAACAGATTCCACCCCAAACCCATTTATCCGATTTACCCCCTTCCCCGGTATACCGCGGGAATCCGGATAAGCCCATGGTTTCCTTTATCATTAATGTTGCATGGGGTAATGAACATATCCCCAATATGCTTGCTACTTTGAAAAAGCATCACGTTTATGCTACCTTTTTTCTAGAGGGCAGGTGGGTAAAGAACAATCCGGAGTTAGCTAAGATGATCGTGGATGCAGGCCATGAAGTAGGAAACCATTCTTATTCCCATCCAAATATGGAAACACTCGAAACATCGAAAGTAATCAATGAATTGAAAAAAACCAATGAGATCATCGAGGTGACGACCGGAGAGAAGGTGAAATGGTTTGCACCGCCAAGCGGAAGTTACAGGGATGAAGTGGTGAAAATCGCGCACCAAATGGATATGCGCACCATCATGTGGAGTGTCGATACAATTGATTGGCAAAAACCTCAGCCGGATGTTCTCATCAACCGCGTGATGTCAAAGCTGCATAAAGGTGCCATTGTTCTAATGCATCCAACCGCTTCAACCGCAAACTCCTTAAACAGCTTAATTGTTCAAATTAAAGACAGAGAGCTGCGGCTGGGTACCATTACAAGTTTATTTAAAGAAGAACGGATTCTGGAAGAGATCGATCATTCTTCTAAAGATGGAAATGATCATACAAACTCATAATTTGCTGCATCATGAATAGGAGGAACACTTTTTGATAAAGAAACATACTTGCCAAAATGGACTAAGAATCGTATTAGAAGAAATCCCCACTGTCCGATCGGTCGCGATCGGTATTTGGATCGCTGCCGGTTCAAGGAATGAAGTGCAGGATAACAATGGTATCTCTCATTTTCTTGAGCATATGTTCTTTAAGGGGACAAAGACCAAGTCGGCTAGAGAAATCGCAGAGTCATTTGATAGCATCGGGGGGCAGGTCAACGCTTTTACATCTAAAGAATATACGTGCTACTATGCGAAAGTGCTTGATAATCATGCAGAATATGCACTACATACATTGTCTGACATGTTTTTCAATTCCGCATTTGATGAAGAAGAAATGGGCAAAGAGAAAAACGTGGTTTACGAAGAGATAAAAATGTATGAGGATACTCCCGACGATATTGTACATGATCTACTCAGTAAAGCTATATATGAAGAGCATTCGCTGGGTTATCCAATATTGGGGACAGAAGATACGCTGAGTACGTTTAATAGGGATAAATTAAAGCAATATATGCATGATATGTATACTCCGGAGCAAGTGGTCGTTTCGGTAGCGGGAAATGTGAATGAAAGCTTCATCAAGGATGTTGAAAAATTATTTGGCTCATACCAAGGCGGAAAAGGACCTGAGGAGAAATCTCAGCCTTCATTCAAATACAATAAACTTGCCCGCAAGAAAGATACGGAACAAGCACATCTATGCATGGGCTTCGACGGTCTACAAATTGGCCACAGCGACATTTATAACCTGATAGTATTAAATAACATCGTCGGGGGAAGCATGTCTTCCCGTCTTTTCCAGGAAGTCAGGGAGCAAAGGGGATTGGCATACTCTGTATTCTCATATCATTCTGCATACCAAGACAGCGGTATGGTAACGATCTATGGAGGAACCGGTGCGAACCAACTAGACCAATTATTTGATACGATCCACCATACACTTGAGGAACTAAAAGCAGAGGGCATCACTTCCAAAGAGTTGACCAATAGTAAGGAACAACTGAAAGGAAATCTGATGTTAAGCTTGGAAAGTACGAACAGCCGTATGAGCAGAAACGGAAAGAATGAATTATTATTAAAGCGTCACCGGACGCTGGATGAGATAGTAGAGGAAATCGACGGTGTTACTATGGATAAGGTCAATCGTGTTGCAAAGGACATTTTTACAGATGACTATGCAGCTGCACTGATCAGCCCTGATGGGAATCTTCCAAAGAACTTTAAACAATGACTTCATTGAATGAAAGCAGGTGAAAGCCTGCTTTTTATTTTTCCTCGGACAGAAAGTCCTTCTAAACGTACAAGCCAATGTATACATTGTACTACAGAGCATAATAGGAGGACTGATTTCAGTGAGGTTAAGT encodes:
- a CDS encoding polysaccharide deacetylase family protein, whose amino-acid sequence is MEKKYLIGICVIAILTILAVENPLTDQYVLSLKHQAAAVNGSIDTVAVSGGISSEDLTQKIKEAAKDKSFPAQNAKIDSVWKATPGYNGVKIDIDKSLHNMKKDRGFSEEKLVYKQIPPQTHLSDLPPSPVYRGNPDKPMVSFIINVAWGNEHIPNMLATLKKHHVYATFFLEGRWVKNNPELAKMIVDAGHEVGNHSYSHPNMETLETSKVINELKKTNEIIEVTTGEKVKWFAPPSGSYRDEVVKIAHQMDMRTIMWSVDTIDWQKPQPDVLINRVMSKLHKGAIVLMHPTASTANSLNSLIVQIKDRELRLGTITSLFKEERILEEIDHSSKDGNDHTNS
- a CDS encoding pitrilysin family protein, whose amino-acid sequence is MIKKHTCQNGLRIVLEEIPTVRSVAIGIWIAAGSRNEVQDNNGISHFLEHMFFKGTKTKSAREIAESFDSIGGQVNAFTSKEYTCYYAKVLDNHAEYALHTLSDMFFNSAFDEEEMGKEKNVVYEEIKMYEDTPDDIVHDLLSKAIYEEHSLGYPILGTEDTLSTFNRDKLKQYMHDMYTPEQVVVSVAGNVNESFIKDVEKLFGSYQGGKGPEEKSQPSFKYNKLARKKDTEQAHLCMGFDGLQIGHSDIYNLIVLNNIVGGSMSSRLFQEVREQRGLAYSVFSYHSAYQDSGMVTIYGGTGANQLDQLFDTIHHTLEELKAEGITSKELTNSKEQLKGNLMLSLESTNSRMSRNGKNELLLKRHRTLDEIVEEIDGVTMDKVNRVAKDIFTDDYAAALISPDGNLPKNFKQ